The proteins below come from a single Leptospira ellinghausenii genomic window:
- a CDS encoding ArsR/SmtB family transcription factor, with amino-acid sequence MNSFLALGDDTRREIILLVSKNGEMTSTAISNHFSISAPAISQHLQLLKEIQLLNVKREAQKRIYSVNLDGFSEMEELILKVREDWSKRLNRLERYALKLKKGNKI; translated from the coding sequence ATGAATAGTTTTTTAGCTCTGGGTGATGATACAAGACGTGAGATCATACTGCTTGTCTCAAAAAATGGTGAGATGACTTCTACTGCCATTTCGAATCATTTCTCTATCAGTGCTCCTGCCATCTCGCAACACTTACAGTTGTTAAAAGAAATACAATTACTGAATGTAAAAAGGGAAGCCCAAAAAAGAATCTATTCGGTCAATTTAGATGGATTCTCTGAAATGGAAGAATTGATTTTAAAAGTGAGAGAAGATTGGAGTAAACGTTTGAACCGCTTAGAACGTTATGCATTAAAACTGAAAAAAGGAAATAAAATATGA
- a CDS encoding SRPBCC domain-containing protein: MNSTELITEIKENQVIYRKFFDVSNELLFEVWSNPEHLKEWWGPDGFTLTVISFDFRNGGFFEFVMHGPDGRDYKNKIQFLKIEKPSLISYQHIGDGEGDEDVNFRSEISFETTNQGKSTNLTMVQVFSTKQELERVNQKYGAIEGGKQHVGNLEYYLKKILKTI; the protein is encoded by the coding sequence ATGAACTCAACCGAATTGATAACGGAAATTAAAGAAAACCAAGTGATCTATCGTAAGTTCTTTGATGTTTCAAATGAATTATTATTTGAGGTTTGGTCTAATCCCGAACATTTGAAAGAATGGTGGGGACCGGATGGTTTTACTCTGACCGTTATCTCCTTTGATTTTAGAAATGGTGGATTTTTTGAATTTGTGATGCATGGTCCAGATGGACGTGATTATAAAAATAAAATCCAATTCTTAAAAATTGAAAAACCTAGTTTGATCTCTTACCAACATATTGGTGATGGAGAGGGAGACGAAGATGTCAATTTTCGGTCTGAAATCTCATTTGAAACTACGAATCAGGGAAAAAGCACAAACCTTACGATGGTACAAGTATTTTCCACAAAACAAGAATTAGAGCGTGTGAACCAAAAATATGGTGCAATCGAAGGTGGAAAACAACATGTGGGAAACTTGGAATACTATTTGAAAAAAATTCTAAAAACAATCTGA